One segment of Sphingomonas qomolangmaensis DNA contains the following:
- a CDS encoding DUF3035 domain-containing protein, whose amino-acid sequence MRNLLVFGALGTALLLAGCGKSGLDRERPDEFAVARQAPLVIPPDFSLVPPQPGAPRPQDTGAANQGLEALFGGPAARSTSESMTLREAGAATSAPGVRSEAGDPATSVIDKGSTTRDIVAAPQGDGQDARAVTGAAAPAADAATVPVGPNPAASPPPAATPTPQ is encoded by the coding sequence ATGCGTAACCTGCTCGTCTTCGGTGCCCTGGGCACCGCCTTGTTGCTGGCCGGTTGCGGCAAGAGCGGCCTCGATCGCGAACGCCCCGACGAATTCGCGGTCGCGCGCCAGGCGCCGCTCGTGATCCCGCCCGATTTCTCGCTGGTCCCGCCGCAGCCCGGCGCCCCGCGTCCGCAGGATACCGGTGCGGCCAACCAGGGGCTCGAGGCGCTGTTCGGCGGCCCGGCTGCGCGCAGCACCAGCGAATCGATGACGCTGCGCGAGGCGGGTGCCGCTACCTCGGCTCCAGGCGTTCGTTCGGAAGCCGGCGACCCCGCTACCAGCGTGATCGACAAGGGTTCGACGACGCGCGACATCGTCGCGGCGCCGCAGGGCGACGGCCAGGACGCGCGCGCGGTGACCGGCGCTGCGGCACCTGCCGCCGACGCAGCGACGGTGCCGGTAGGCCCGAACCCCGCCGCATCCCCGCCGCCGGCGGCTACGCCGACGCCGCAATAA
- a CDS encoding isopenicillin N synthase family dioxygenase, with protein sequence MLDTPLGAVQVVSLADQAADPEAFAQSFGGSFERYGFAIVRDHGIDEALIERCWAATRELFAQDEATKRRGHVPGGGGARGYTPFGIEIAKDASENDLKEFWHIGRELPAGHRFAAMMSANVWPEAPAGFRETFLELFAAFDAAGEKLLSAIARYLDLTPEWFVPAVEDGNSVLRLLHYPPVSADAPGVRAGAHEDINLITLLLGAEEAGLELLDRDGNWLAVKPPAGAMVVNVGDMLQRLTNHVLPSTTHRVVNPPPERRGNSRYSMPFFLHPAPDFPIQTLPGCISEARPNRYPEAITAHDYLHQRLVEIGLIKA encoded by the coding sequence ATGCTCGATACCCCGCTAGGCGCCGTCCAGGTCGTCTCGCTCGCCGACCAGGCGGCCGATCCCGAAGCCTTTGCGCAAAGCTTCGGCGGCTCGTTCGAACGCTATGGCTTCGCGATCGTCCGCGACCACGGCATCGACGAGGCGCTGATCGAGCGTTGCTGGGCGGCAACGCGCGAATTGTTCGCGCAGGACGAAGCCACCAAGCGCCGCGGCCATGTCCCCGGCGGCGGCGGCGCGCGCGGCTACACCCCGTTCGGCATCGAGATCGCCAAGGACGCGAGCGAGAACGACCTCAAGGAATTCTGGCACATCGGCCGCGAACTGCCCGCCGGGCACCGCTTCGCCGCGATGATGAGCGCCAATGTCTGGCCCGAAGCGCCCGCGGGTTTCCGCGAAACCTTCCTCGAACTGTTCGCCGCCTTCGACGCGGCGGGCGAGAAGCTGCTGTCGGCGATCGCGCGCTACCTAGATCTGACCCCCGAATGGTTCGTACCCGCCGTCGAGGACGGCAATTCGGTACTGCGCCTGCTGCATTATCCGCCGGTATCGGCCGATGCACCGGGCGTGCGCGCCGGCGCGCACGAGGACATCAACCTCATCACGCTGCTGCTGGGCGCCGAGGAAGCCGGGCTCGAGCTGCTCGACCGCGATGGCAATTGGCTGGCGGTGAAGCCGCCCGCCGGCGCGATGGTGGTCAATGTCGGCGACATGCTCCAGCGGCTGACCAACCATGTCCTGCCCTCGACCACCCACCGCGTCGTCAACCCGCCGCCCGAGCGCCGCGGCAATTCGCGCTATTCGATGCCCTTCTTCCTCCACCCCGCGCCCGATTTCCCGATCCAGACGCTGCCCGGCTGCATCAGCGAAGCGCGCCCCAACCGCTATCCCGAAGCGATCACCGCGCACGACTATCTCCACCAGCGGCTGGTCGAGATCGGGCTGATCAAGGCGTAA
- the glpX gene encoding class II fructose-bisphosphatase codes for MEARSQVLDRVLVLEMVRVTEAAAIAASALVGRGDEQAADAAAVEAMRTALNELYMDGTVVIGEGERDEAPMLFIGEKVGSAPGKGPRIDIALDPLEGTTITAKAGPNALAVLAIAEEGCLLNAPDVYMDKIAVGPGYPPGMIDLEKSATENIAALAAAKGVKPSDIIACVLDRPRHGKLIAELRASGCGIMLIDDGDVAAVIATTDPDTTIDIYLGQGGAPEGVLAAAALRCVGGQFQGRLLFRNDDERSRARKWGIEDLDKVYDLSELAKGDCIFAATGVTDGSLLAGVKRKGKIMTTESVVMRASSGTVRWVKGEHRIG; via the coding sequence ATGGAAGCACGCAGCCAGGTTCTCGATCGCGTTCTCGTGCTCGAAATGGTCCGCGTGACCGAAGCCGCGGCGATCGCTGCATCGGCGCTGGTGGGCCGCGGCGACGAACAGGCCGCCGATGCCGCCGCGGTCGAAGCGATGCGTACCGCGCTCAACGAGCTCTACATGGACGGCACCGTCGTCATCGGCGAGGGCGAGCGCGACGAGGCACCGATGCTGTTCATCGGTGAAAAAGTGGGATCGGCGCCGGGCAAGGGCCCCCGCATCGACATCGCGCTCGATCCGCTCGAGGGGACGACGATCACCGCCAAGGCGGGCCCCAATGCGCTGGCGGTGCTGGCGATCGCCGAGGAGGGCTGCCTGCTCAACGCTCCCGACGTCTATATGGACAAGATCGCGGTCGGGCCGGGCTATCCGCCGGGGATGATCGACCTCGAAAAATCGGCGACCGAAAATATCGCTGCGCTTGCCGCCGCGAAGGGCGTGAAGCCTTCGGACATCATCGCCTGCGTGCTCGATCGCCCGCGCCACGGGAAATTGATCGCCGAGCTTCGCGCATCCGGCTGCGGCATCATGCTGATCGACGACGGCGATGTCGCCGCGGTGATCGCGACGACCGATCCCGACACGACGATCGACATCTATCTGGGGCAGGGCGGCGCGCCCGAGGGCGTGCTGGCGGCGGCGGCGCTGCGCTGCGTCGGCGGCCAGTTCCAGGGCCGGCTGTTGTTCCGTAACGACGACGAACGCAGCCGCGCGCGCAAATGGGGGATCGAGGACCTCGACAAGGTCTATGACCTCAGCGAACTCGCCAAGGGCGACTGCATCTTCGCCGCGACCGGGGTGACCGACGGATCGCTGCTCGCGGGCGTCAAGCGCAAGGGCAAGATCATGACCACCGAAAGCGTGGTGATGCGCGCAAGCTCGGGCACGGTGCGCTGGGTGAAGGGCGAACACCGGATCGGGTGA
- a CDS encoding multidrug effflux MFS transporter: MHQPNPPASLDRAPIPFGEFVAMAAALMALTALGIDSMLPALPSIGESLGVNSPNDRQFVITSFLIGFAVAQLAHGPLADRFGRRPVLGVALLVAVVTNLLAAVAGSYELLLAARFASGMAVAGARVVTVAMVRDCFAGRAMARVMSLVFVVFMAAPVLAPAFGQIVLLFAPWRWIFVGIATVAAAILAWYWLRMPETLAVEDRSPLNPRQLWSGYKIVGGDRYAVGYTIAAALLQGGLFGFINSVQQIMADIFGRPELLTIVFAAVASTMAIANFMNSRVVMRFGTRVLSHSALLGLIAIAGIHLVVAWTGLESLIVFAVLQALLMGCFGLAASNFSAMAMENMGRIAGLASSLQGFVSTLVGAVIGAFIGQAFDGTTVPLYGGFFVCGIAALGVVFLAERGRLFHAR, from the coding sequence ATGCACCAGCCGAATCCACCAGCGTCGCTCGACCGCGCACCGATTCCGTTCGGCGAATTCGTGGCGATGGCGGCGGCGCTGATGGCGCTGACCGCGCTCGGCATCGATTCGATGCTCCCCGCGCTCCCCTCGATCGGTGAATCGCTGGGGGTGAACAGCCCGAATGATCGCCAGTTCGTCATCACCTCGTTCCTGATCGGCTTTGCGGTAGCGCAGCTGGCGCACGGGCCGCTCGCCGATCGCTTCGGGCGCCGTCCGGTGCTCGGCGTCGCGCTGCTGGTCGCGGTGGTAACCAACTTGCTCGCGGCGGTCGCGGGCAGCTACGAACTGCTGCTGGCCGCGCGCTTCGCCTCGGGCATGGCGGTGGCCGGCGCGCGGGTGGTGACCGTCGCGATGGTGCGCGACTGTTTCGCCGGGCGGGCGATGGCGCGGGTGATGAGCCTGGTGTTCGTCGTGTTCATGGCGGCACCGGTGCTGGCCCCCGCCTTCGGCCAGATCGTGCTGCTGTTCGCGCCGTGGCGCTGGATTTTCGTCGGCATCGCCACCGTCGCCGCGGCGATCCTGGCCTGGTATTGGCTGCGGATGCCCGAGACGCTCGCGGTCGAGGATCGCAGCCCGCTCAATCCGCGGCAGCTCTGGTCGGGGTACAAGATCGTCGGCGGCGACCGCTATGCCGTGGGTTACACGATCGCGGCGGCGCTGCTGCAGGGCGGGTTGTTCGGCTTCATCAATTCGGTGCAGCAGATCATGGCCGACATCTTCGGCCGCCCCGAATTGCTGACGATCGTCTTCGCCGCCGTCGCCAGCACGATGGCGATCGCCAATTTCATGAATTCGCGCGTGGTGATGCGCTTCGGGACGCGGGTGCTGTCGCATTCGGCGCTGCTGGGGCTGATCGCAATCGCGGGCATTCATCTGGTCGTGGCGTGGACGGGGCTCGAGAGCCTGATCGTCTTTGCGGTGCTGCAGGCGCTGTTGATGGGCTGTTTCGGGCTTGCGGCGTCGAACTTCTCGGCGATGGCGATGGAGAATATGGGGCGGATCGCCGGGCTGGCGTCGAGCCTGCAGGGGTTCGTGTCGACGCTGGTCGGCGCAGTGATCGGCGCGTTCATCGGCCAGGCGTTCGATGGCACCACGGTGCCGCTGTACGGCGGGTTCTTCGTCTGCGGGATCGCCGCGCTGGGCGTCGTCTTCCTGGCCGAGCGCGGGCGGCTGTTCCACGCGCGCTGA
- a CDS encoding MliC family protein has product MMRTILYLPLAWLAGCGGEPAPRENDMAANVVQPALPDMPADPPMPGPQPDADIAGISAAPHAQPVTPAQTMAEEPGPAVAAAVTRRYFDRIAAGKADAAWELWDEDGRASGMSRRGFADSFKRYATYRATVGTPGPMEAGAGQRHVTIPVEISGTLRDDTPYAMAGTVTLHRTGVIDGATAAKRQWRISSADLIPRQVAVPTPNVTARYACADGAQIDATFDNVASTVTLRSGEQTLGTLRQQPAGSGIHYAGDGLELRDKGDDATITLPNQPPLTCTAAQ; this is encoded by the coding sequence ATGATGCGCACGATCCTGTACCTGCCGCTGGCATGGTTGGCTGGCTGTGGCGGCGAACCCGCACCGCGCGAGAACGACATGGCCGCGAATGTCGTGCAGCCCGCGCTTCCCGACATGCCCGCCGACCCGCCGATGCCCGGACCCCAGCCCGATGCCGATATCGCGGGCATATCGGCCGCACCCCATGCCCAGCCGGTGACCCCGGCGCAGACGATGGCCGAGGAGCCCGGCCCCGCGGTCGCTGCAGCGGTGACTCGCCGGTATTTCGACCGGATCGCAGCGGGCAAGGCCGATGCCGCGTGGGAGTTATGGGATGAGGATGGCCGCGCCTCGGGCATGAGCCGGCGGGGCTTCGCCGACAGCTTCAAACGCTATGCGACCTATCGCGCGACGGTGGGGACACCGGGCCCGATGGAAGCGGGCGCCGGCCAGCGCCACGTCACCATTCCGGTCGAGATCAGCGGCACGCTGCGCGACGATACGCCCTACGCGATGGCGGGAACGGTGACGCTCCACCGAACCGGCGTGATTGACGGTGCGACCGCGGCGAAGCGCCAATGGCGGATCAGCAGCGCCGATCTCATCCCGCGCCAGGTCGCGGTGCCGACCCCTAACGTCACCGCGCGCTACGCCTGCGCCGATGGTGCACAGATCGACGCGACGTTCGATAATGTCGCGAGCACGGTCACGCTGCGTAGCGGCGAACAAACGCTGGGGACGCTGCGCCAGCAACCCGCCGGATCGGGCATCCACTACGCCGGCGATGGGCTCGAATTGCGCGACAAGGGCGACGATGCGACGATCACTCTCCCCAACCAGCCGCCGCTGACCTGCACCGCAGCCCAATGA
- a CDS encoding homoserine dehydrogenase, which yields MTEPLRVAIAGLGTVGAGVIRLIDANGDLIARRAGRRIEIVAVSARDRAKDRGVDIARFEWVDDSTALANHPTADVVVELVGGSDGPALALARSTLKAGKSFVTANKAMIAYHGLELAHAAEAAGVALKFEAAVAGGIPVIKGLREGAAANEIARVYGILNGTCNFILSRMEAEQRDFAEVLAEAQAKGFAESDPSFDIDGIDAAHKLSILASLAFGTQPAFEDVAVSGIRHVIAADIAEAAALGYRVRLVGIAESDSHGLFQRVHPHLVPLDHPLAHVTGATNAVVAEGNFVGRLFFQGAGAGDGPTASAVVADLIDIARSEFGPPYAMPAQSLADQGAADTGERRGRAYLRFTVADKVGVLAEIAAAMRDAGVSIESLMQRGAMADGSVLVAIVTHEGPERCVAQALEKLRGSSSLIGQPMWMHILQ from the coding sequence ATGACCGAACCGCTCCGCGTTGCGATCGCAGGCCTTGGCACCGTGGGCGCTGGCGTCATTCGCCTCATCGACGCCAATGGCGACCTGATCGCGCGGCGCGCCGGTCGGCGGATCGAGATCGTCGCGGTGTCGGCGCGCGACCGCGCCAAGGATCGCGGCGTCGACATCGCCCGCTTCGAATGGGTCGATGATTCGACCGCGCTCGCCAACCACCCCACCGCCGATGTCGTGGTCGAGCTGGTCGGCGGCAGCGACGGGCCGGCGCTGGCGCTCGCGCGCTCGACGCTGAAGGCGGGCAAGAGCTTCGTCACCGCGAACAAGGCGATGATCGCCTATCACGGCCTCGAGCTGGCGCACGCGGCCGAGGCCGCGGGGGTGGCACTGAAGTTCGAAGCCGCGGTCGCGGGCGGCATTCCGGTCATCAAGGGACTGCGCGAAGGGGCTGCGGCGAACGAGATCGCGCGCGTCTATGGCATCCTCAACGGCACGTGCAATTTCATCCTGTCGCGGATGGAAGCCGAACAGCGCGACTTCGCCGAAGTCCTCGCCGAAGCGCAGGCCAAGGGGTTCGCCGAAAGCGATCCGAGCTTCGACATCGACGGCATCGACGCCGCGCATAAGCTGTCGATCCTCGCCAGCCTCGCCTTCGGGACCCAGCCGGCGTTCGAGGATGTCGCGGTCTCGGGCATCCGCCACGTCATCGCCGCCGATATCGCCGAGGCGGCGGCGCTGGGCTATCGCGTGCGGCTGGTCGGCATCGCCGAATCGGACAGCCACGGGTTGTTCCAGCGCGTCCACCCGCACCTCGTCCCGCTCGATCACCCGCTCGCGCACGTCACCGGCGCGACCAATGCGGTGGTCGCCGAGGGCAATTTCGTCGGCCGGCTGTTCTTCCAGGGCGCGGGCGCGGGCGACGGCCCCACCGCGAGCGCGGTGGTTGCCGATCTGATCGACATCGCGCGCAGCGAGTTCGGCCCGCCCTATGCGATGCCCGCGCAGTCGCTCGCCGACCAGGGCGCTGCCGACACCGGCGAGCGCCGCGGCCGCGCCTATCTTCGCTTCACCGTCGCCGACAAGGTGGGCGTGCTCGCCGAGATCGCCGCGGCGATGCGCGACGCCGGGGTTTCGATCGAAAGCCTGATGCAGCGCGGCGCGATGGCCGATGGCAGCGTGCTGGTGGCGATCGTGACGCATGAGGGGCCCGAGCGCTGCGTGGCGCAGGCGCTCGAGAAATTACGCGGGTCGTCTAGCCTGATCGGGCAGCCGATGTGGATGCATATCCTGCAGTAA
- a CDS encoding DNA primase, with amino-acid sequence MGGRQIPEQGPNDDGYDEEGYDESQRAEILEVTRDGPSDGNLLTDIAPDLGDTGDEDELSMTADEVGEEDEDAETDEDDQDEDELQEDFDEDELSEDDDLADADKDALEP; translated from the coding sequence ATGGGTGGCCGCCAGATTCCAGAACAAGGTCCCAATGACGACGGGTATGACGAGGAAGGCTATGACGAGAGCCAGCGCGCCGAGATCCTCGAGGTCACGCGCGACGGCCCCAGCGACGGCAACCTGCTGACCGACATCGCCCCCGATCTTGGCGACACCGGTGACGAGGACGAGCTTTCGATGACTGCCGATGAGGTGGGCGAGGAAGACGAAGACGCCGAGACCGACGAGGACGACCAGGACGAGGATGAACTCCAGGAGGATTTCGACGAGGACGAACTGTCCGAAGACGATGATCTGGCCGACGCCGACAAGGATGCGCTCGAACCCTGA